The Enteractinococcus fodinae genome has a segment encoding these proteins:
- a CDS encoding CinA family protein, translating to MPPEDAQDVVQQLTQRQLTLATAESLTAGMLSSVIAAVPGASAVLQGGIVAYNNSVKHRLLGVSADTLAARGAVDSDTAKQMATGVRDRLDADIGIATTGVAGPDPSEGKAVGIVFIALSTVDDTVAKLLRFDGTRQHIREATVAASLQLVAEWLERSPNSKS from the coding sequence ATGCCTCCTGAAGACGCCCAAGACGTAGTGCAGCAACTGACCCAGCGGCAGCTGACCTTGGCAACGGCGGAGTCGCTCACCGCAGGCATGCTCAGTTCCGTTATCGCTGCAGTCCCAGGAGCGTCAGCTGTGCTCCAGGGAGGCATTGTTGCCTATAACAACTCCGTTAAACATCGTCTCTTGGGAGTCTCCGCCGACACGTTGGCTGCCAGGGGAGCAGTGGATTCGGATACTGCTAAACAAATGGCAACCGGTGTCCGTGACCGCTTGGACGCTGACATTGGGATTGCCACTACCGGTGTGGCCGGCCCCGACCCTTCCGAGGGTAAGGCCGTCGGGATTGTGTTTATCGCGTTATCCACAGTCGATGACACCGTCGCGAAACTTCTGCGATTTGACGGCACGCGCCAACACATTCGTGAAGCGACAGTAGCGGCTAGTCTCCAGCTCGTGGCAGAATGGCTTGAACGATCACCGAACTCGAAGAGCTAG
- a CDS encoding class I SAM-dependent methyltransferase, which yields MNEHYFSSTPSGDARHRTLDVELAGRSVQVQTAASIFSPDGLDRGTKVLFDVVPHPPSTGEFLDLGSGWGPIALTLGLLSPEARVTAVEVNERAAELTQANAARLGLHNIDVQHPEAIAADKGFDLIWSNPPIRIGKAALHELLSRWLPTLNPGGQAWLVVAKKLGADSLLPWITDMLEAKAPGQFVTARADSMKGFRVLRIDRH from the coding sequence ATGAATGAGCATTATTTTTCTTCTACCCCCTCCGGGGATGCCCGTCACCGGACCCTCGATGTGGAACTAGCGGGCCGATCTGTTCAAGTGCAGACTGCCGCGAGTATCTTTTCTCCAGACGGACTTGACCGTGGGACCAAGGTGTTATTCGATGTCGTGCCGCATCCACCGTCCACCGGAGAGTTCTTAGACCTTGGCTCGGGTTGGGGCCCGATCGCGCTGACGCTTGGGTTATTATCGCCTGAAGCGCGCGTGACTGCTGTAGAGGTGAATGAACGCGCAGCAGAGCTGACCCAAGCCAACGCTGCGCGGTTAGGTTTGCACAATATTGACGTGCAGCACCCTGAGGCTATTGCCGCCGATAAGGGATTTGATCTGATCTGGTCGAACCCGCCCATTCGTATTGGTAAAGCGGCCCTGCACGAGCTCCTGTCGCGGTGGCTACCCACCCTCAACCCAGGCGGTCAGGCGTGGCTGGTAGTGGCCAAGAAACTTGGTGCTGATTCACTGCTCCCGTGGATCACTGACATGTTAGAAGCAAAGGCTCCGGGCCAGTTTGTTACAGCACGCGCCGACAGTATGAAGGGTTTCAGAGTATTGCGTATTGATCGGCACTAG
- a CDS encoding helix-turn-helix domain-containing protein, protein MMREPVVVNGVTRWLKAGENLGQQNETKEPTMPVLREEIGYVLRDVRQRQGRTLREVSHDARVSLGYLSEVERGQKEASSELLSAITAALDIPLSVMLREVSDRIAVEEAVQIPDTIPAELAHRYAQQQQQGHYKRGDRLANR, encoded by the coding sequence ATGATGAGAGAACCAGTAGTTGTAAATGGCGTAACCCGCTGGTTGAAAGCTGGCGAGAATCTCGGCCAGCAGAACGAAACCAAGGAGCCCACCATGCCCGTGCTGCGTGAAGAAATCGGCTACGTGCTGCGTGACGTGCGCCAGCGCCAGGGCCGTACTCTACGCGAGGTTTCACATGATGCACGTGTTTCACTGGGTTATCTCTCCGAAGTAGAACGTGGTCAGAAGGAAGCTTCTTCCGAATTGTTGAGTGCTATCACAGCCGCACTTGATATCCCCTTGTCGGTAATGCTTCGTGAAGTATCTGATCGTATTGCCGTTGAAGAAGCCGTGCAAATTCCAGACACGATTCCAGCGGAACTGGCTCACCGTTACGCCCAGCAACAGCAGCAGGGTCACTACAAGCGTGGTGACCGTCTAGCAAACCGCTAG
- the miaB gene encoding tRNA (N6-isopentenyl adenosine(37)-C2)-methylthiotransferase MiaB produces the protein MKKSIVTEALADTATPRSYEIRTFGCQMNVHDSERISGLLEANGYFPVQEDHTPDLVVFNTCAVRENASNRLYGHLGNLKETKESHPQMQIAVGGCLAQKDQNTIVERAPWVDVVFGTHNIGSLPVLLNRSRHNNTAEVELLEALETFPSTLPTKRESSYSGWVSISVGCNNTCTFCIVPSLRGKEKDRRPGDILAEVQALVADGAVEVTLLGQNVNTYGVEFRDRQAFSKLLRATGEIEGLERVRFTSPHPASFTDDVIDAMAETPNVMPQLHMPLQSGSDRILKAMRRSYRSKRFLGILDKVRERIPHAAVTTDIIVGFPGETEEDFQQTLEVVEASRFSMAYTFQYSPREGTPAAEMEDQIPKEVVQERFERLVALQDRIAAEESAKLVGSYQELLVTNDTGNRSQQTGRMTGRAPDNRLVHFSIPHGAPSPRPGDFVTVPITGAHPYHLIADPTADQQYLLRRSSAGDAWDRAQAESCGTGSAAPAGGVNLGLPSLRIGVQ, from the coding sequence ATGAAAAAGAGCATCGTGACTGAAGCCCTAGCCGACACTGCCACCCCGCGCTCATATGAAATCCGCACGTTCGGATGCCAAATGAACGTCCACGATTCCGAGCGCATCTCTGGGCTACTAGAAGCCAATGGGTACTTTCCGGTCCAAGAAGATCACACCCCCGACCTCGTGGTATTCAATACCTGCGCCGTGCGGGAGAATGCATCAAATCGACTCTACGGGCACCTTGGAAACCTCAAGGAAACCAAAGAATCCCACCCGCAAATGCAAATCGCGGTCGGCGGGTGTCTAGCGCAAAAAGACCAGAACACCATCGTCGAGCGCGCCCCGTGGGTAGATGTCGTCTTCGGCACGCATAACATCGGCTCGTTGCCGGTGCTGTTGAACCGGTCGAGACACAATAATACTGCTGAAGTCGAGCTCTTAGAAGCATTGGAGACCTTTCCTTCTACGCTACCCACCAAGCGCGAATCCAGCTATTCCGGTTGGGTCTCGATTTCGGTGGGATGTAACAACACATGTACCTTCTGTATCGTTCCGTCGCTGCGAGGCAAAGAAAAAGACCGTAGGCCCGGCGATATCCTCGCTGAAGTACAAGCACTCGTCGCCGATGGCGCCGTAGAAGTCACACTTCTGGGTCAAAACGTGAACACCTACGGCGTCGAATTTCGCGATCGCCAGGCGTTTTCTAAACTCCTCCGCGCGACCGGAGAAATTGAAGGCCTGGAGCGCGTTCGCTTCACCAGCCCACACCCTGCTTCATTCACCGACGACGTCATCGACGCTATGGCGGAGACACCAAACGTGATGCCGCAGCTGCACATGCCGTTACAATCCGGTTCAGACCGCATCCTCAAAGCCATGCGCAGATCGTATCGCTCGAAACGTTTCTTAGGGATTCTCGACAAAGTCCGGGAGCGCATCCCGCACGCTGCTGTGACAACTGACATCATCGTTGGTTTTCCTGGTGAAACCGAAGAAGACTTCCAGCAAACGCTTGAGGTCGTCGAAGCATCGCGTTTCTCCATGGCCTATACCTTCCAGTACTCTCCACGGGAAGGCACACCGGCCGCTGAGATGGAAGACCAGATTCCAAAAGAAGTGGTGCAAGAGCGCTTTGAACGCCTCGTTGCTCTACAAGATCGAATCGCAGCAGAAGAATCTGCCAAGCTCGTGGGCTCGTATCAAGAATTGTTAGTAACCAACGATACGGGCAATCGTAGTCAGCAGACCGGACGTATGACAGGCCGGGCACCCGATAACCGCCTGGTGCACTTCAGCATCCCGCATGGTGCCCCATCACCTCGTCCCGGCGACTTCGTAACCGTTCCCATTACGGGTGCACACCCTTATCACCTCATAGCGGATCCGACAGCCGACCAACAGTACTTACTTCGTCGATCATCAGCTGGCGATGCCTGGGATAGAGCGCAAGCTGAGTCCTGTGGTACCGGATCAGCGGCTCCTGCAGGTGGGGTAAACCTGGGTCTACCGAGTTTGCGCATCGGTGTCCAATAA
- the pgsA gene encoding CDP-diacylglycerol--glycerol-3-phosphate 3-phosphatidyltransferase, with translation MAANRPVSSWNLPNVLTTVRILLVPFFVWALWESGTFGEDSMQARWIAVAIFAVAMYTDKLDGDIARARGLVTNFGKIADPIADKFLTGAAWITMSLLGEIWWWITIAILVREWGITLMRLAMLRTRVLPASRGGKIKTVMQTAAILVLLIPLAEFVGTWWLWFGWALVIAALVVTVVTGLDYLIKAIRAPKETSQVDD, from the coding sequence ATGGCAGCTAACCGGCCGGTAAGCAGTTGGAACCTTCCGAACGTGCTCACCACGGTTCGGATCCTGCTGGTCCCGTTTTTCGTTTGGGCTCTCTGGGAGTCCGGCACGTTCGGTGAAGACTCAATGCAGGCCCGCTGGATTGCCGTGGCGATCTTCGCGGTGGCCATGTACACTGACAAACTCGACGGTGACATAGCCAGAGCTCGGGGACTCGTGACCAACTTCGGCAAAATCGCTGATCCGATAGCCGATAAGTTCCTCACTGGCGCCGCTTGGATCACCATGTCTTTGCTCGGGGAGATCTGGTGGTGGATCACCATAGCGATTTTGGTGCGTGAGTGGGGGATTACCCTGATGCGTCTGGCCATGTTGCGCACCCGGGTGCTTCCGGCCAGCCGCGGGGGCAAAATTAAAACGGTCATGCAAACAGCAGCCATCCTGGTGCTGCTGATCCCACTGGCTGAATTCGTGGGGACCTGGTGGCTCTGGTTTGGTTGGGCACTTGTCATCGCTGCCCTGGTGGTCACGGTAGTAACCGGTTTAGATTACCTCATTAAAGCTATACGAGCCCCCAAAGAAACATCCCAAGTAGACGACTAA
- a CDS encoding diaminopimelate epimerase gives MTPPQPPVPRSLRETLAGSRFIKVTGPAGDWIVFNDDTVSATLTQDQIIALCDRRNGVGATGVVAMTAIDKTVEHPTMRYHLEAWRADGAMMDDMTEAARAATSVMAALEIIDVQDTSHHVFRTNAEFVTTVYTPAYIGVDIGQWSYAYADTATAVGSDALVMTAGLTDPRPGLSIRIHHNHITIAIESYEELESIDLTQQPSIEPAVEEPTSVSFVTPQDPLIDSGMGQLIMRYSGEANHHHDLAAATAAAAVSFQQWSGLQQLNLWNVKTPLGQMVVQLHDHHRLSTFTRVPAVFFGRF, from the coding sequence ATGACCCCTCCACAACCGCCCGTGCCAAGATCTCTTCGTGAGACGCTAGCTGGCTCACGTTTCATAAAAGTAACCGGCCCGGCCGGCGATTGGATCGTGTTCAACGATGACACGGTGTCAGCGACTCTGACGCAAGATCAGATCATCGCCCTGTGCGACCGTCGCAATGGTGTCGGCGCCACAGGGGTAGTCGCAATGACTGCGATAGACAAAACAGTCGAACACCCCACGATGCGATATCACCTAGAAGCTTGGCGAGCCGACGGGGCCATGATGGACGATATGACCGAAGCGGCACGAGCAGCCACCAGCGTGATGGCTGCGCTTGAGATCATCGATGTTCAAGATACGAGCCACCACGTGTTCCGGACCAACGCGGAGTTTGTCACCACCGTCTACACCCCGGCATATATAGGGGTAGATATTGGCCAATGGTCCTATGCTTACGCTGACACCGCCACAGCCGTGGGTTCCGATGCGCTCGTGATGACGGCCGGGCTGACCGATCCGCGGCCAGGATTGAGCATACGCATCCATCACAACCACATCACCATAGCCATCGAATCATACGAAGAGCTCGAATCCATCGACCTCACCCAACAACCATCGATCGAACCCGCGGTGGAGGAACCCACCAGTGTGAGTTTTGTGACGCCACAAGACCCACTCATCGACAGCGGGATGGGGCAACTCATCATGCGCTACTCTGGCGAAGCCAACCATCATCACGACCTCGCAGCCGCGACGGCAGCTGCAGCGGTGTCGTTTCAACAGTGGTCGGGTCTGCAACAGCTAAATTTATGGAACGTCAAGACCCCGCTTGGTCAGATGGTGGTTCAACTTCACGACCACCACAGGCTCTCCACATTTACGAGAGTGCCAGCGGTATTTTTCGGTCGCTTCTAG
- a CDS encoding FtsK/SpoIIIE family DNA translocase, giving the protein MATRTSPDRSSKKKSASKSKKTSATTKETPYNITETTQPWVVRAVTRFWAAVAAPFGGAVRKMGPDVTIPVEQRRDGTGFFVLLLAVIVAWTFWWAPATAPIVSSFVFHIVAGTFGWFSILMPLVLGIIAVRFFRYPQAHRANGRIFFGLLFATISGAGISQLVFDNPSMGAAMDDKLTSGGVLGYLVVDPLAALITSIPVWVLMILMAFFALLVITATPVGQIPARIVGAYRWLTGQDMEDHQSGSTHSDHEQRTHTDHDQSYLYEHERPKRPAAKRPGFFARLFGGKRGHDQNSDDGSLVGDEAYASAVIDDEKPAVEILDDDDNVPSPVPRARGTQHTEVMDFGSLFDGDKEQQQSNEPATEVLSDSSADADTGASAAAEPDVRPGVRRPTADELALQEARESAGLTEAKVPAAEVSKPVVDLPPIPARTEQLELDGDVTYTLPNLEMLPTGPPPKQRTEVNDRVVAALDAVFDQFKVEAEVTGFSRGPTVTRYEVEVAPGTKVEKVTNLERNIAYAVASTDVRVLSPIPGKSAIGVEIPNTDKEIVALGDVLRSNPARKTDHPMVMGVGKDVEGGYIMANLAKMPHLLVAGATGAGKSAFINSMITSVLTRATPDDVRMVLVDPKRVELTVYEGVPHLVTPIITDPKKAAEALQWVVQEMDTRYDDLAAFGFKHIDDFNKAVRAGKVTLPPDSKRKLKPYPYLLVIIDELADLMMVAPRDVEDSVVRITQLARAAGIHLVLATQRPSVDVVTGLIKANVPSRMAFATSSVTDSRVVLDQPGAEKLLGQGDALFLPMGKSKPMRVQGAWVNESEIRDIVDHVKSQMQVQYRHDVLPEKQSKVIDEDIGDDLEDLIQAVELVVTSQFGSTSMLQRKLRVGFARAGRLMDLMESRGVVGPSEGSKARDVLVQPDDLAEVLANIKGEDVPAPADDPPGDSATEPFETPIEVDYSDYDDPNDESDSEDAWQLTGR; this is encoded by the coding sequence ATGGCGACACGAACTTCCCCGGACCGTTCGTCGAAGAAGAAGTCCGCTTCAAAATCGAAGAAGACCTCTGCGACAACGAAAGAGACCCCTTACAACATAACCGAGACCACTCAACCCTGGGTGGTCCGGGCAGTGACGCGTTTTTGGGCTGCGGTCGCGGCCCCGTTTGGTGGCGCAGTTCGCAAGATGGGACCAGACGTCACCATCCCGGTGGAACAACGCCGGGATGGCACCGGTTTCTTCGTGCTTCTGCTCGCAGTAATTGTGGCCTGGACTTTCTGGTGGGCGCCCGCAACCGCCCCCATCGTCAGCTCATTCGTATTCCATATTGTGGCCGGGACCTTCGGATGGTTTTCCATCCTCATGCCGTTGGTGCTGGGCATCATTGCCGTACGATTCTTCCGCTATCCCCAAGCACACCGTGCCAATGGACGAATCTTCTTTGGGCTCCTCTTCGCCACCATCTCCGGTGCTGGTATTAGTCAGCTGGTCTTCGATAACCCGTCTATGGGCGCAGCGATGGACGACAAACTGACCTCCGGGGGAGTGCTGGGGTACTTAGTTGTCGACCCGCTTGCAGCACTGATCACCTCCATTCCCGTCTGGGTGTTGATGATCCTGATGGCCTTTTTCGCCCTCTTGGTCATCACGGCGACTCCAGTGGGTCAGATCCCCGCTCGCATTGTCGGGGCTTATCGCTGGCTCACCGGACAAGACATGGAAGACCACCAGTCAGGCTCCACCCACTCGGATCACGAACAGCGCACTCACACAGATCACGATCAGTCGTATTTGTATGAGCATGAACGCCCGAAGCGCCCTGCAGCCAAACGCCCCGGCTTTTTCGCCCGGTTATTCGGTGGCAAGCGCGGTCACGATCAGAACAGTGACGACGGATCGCTGGTCGGTGATGAGGCTTATGCCTCAGCGGTCATCGACGATGAGAAGCCCGCCGTCGAAATTCTTGACGATGACGACAATGTTCCGTCACCGGTGCCCCGGGCTCGGGGTACTCAACACACCGAAGTTATGGACTTCGGTTCATTATTCGATGGTGACAAAGAGCAACAGCAGTCCAACGAGCCAGCTACCGAGGTGCTATCAGACAGCTCTGCTGATGCAGACACTGGTGCATCAGCAGCTGCCGAACCCGATGTACGTCCCGGCGTGCGGCGCCCCACCGCTGATGAACTGGCGTTGCAAGAGGCGCGAGAAAGTGCCGGCCTGACTGAGGCGAAGGTTCCCGCAGCTGAAGTGTCGAAACCGGTGGTCGATCTGCCACCGATTCCCGCACGCACCGAACAGTTGGAACTCGACGGCGATGTCACGTACACGCTGCCCAATTTAGAAATGTTGCCCACCGGGCCACCGCCCAAACAACGCACCGAGGTCAACGACCGTGTGGTGGCGGCGCTGGATGCCGTGTTCGACCAATTCAAAGTTGAAGCCGAAGTGACAGGTTTCTCTCGTGGCCCCACGGTGACCCGTTATGAAGTCGAAGTAGCACCGGGCACCAAGGTCGAAAAAGTTACCAACCTGGAGCGCAACATCGCCTACGCGGTGGCTTCCACCGACGTGCGGGTGCTGTCACCGATTCCTGGGAAATCTGCTATCGGTGTGGAGATCCCGAACACCGACAAAGAAATCGTCGCACTAGGCGATGTGCTGCGTTCTAACCCGGCACGCAAAACGGACCATCCGATGGTCATGGGTGTTGGCAAGGACGTCGAGGGCGGCTACATCATGGCAAACCTCGCCAAAATGCCGCACTTGCTGGTTGCCGGTGCTACCGGTGCCGGTAAATCTGCGTTCATCAACTCGATGATCACCTCCGTCCTCACCCGCGCAACGCCAGATGATGTCCGCATGGTGCTTGTGGACCCCAAACGTGTTGAGCTGACCGTCTACGAAGGCGTGCCACACCTGGTTACGCCGATTATCACAGACCCGAAGAAGGCCGCCGAAGCACTTCAATGGGTCGTCCAAGAAATGGACACCCGATACGACGACCTGGCAGCGTTTGGGTTTAAACACATCGACGACTTCAACAAAGCCGTCCGAGCAGGAAAAGTCACCCTCCCGCCGGATTCTAAGCGCAAGCTCAAACCATATCCCTACCTCTTAGTGATCATTGACGAGCTCGCAGACCTGATGATGGTCGCCCCACGTGATGTGGAAGACTCGGTCGTGCGGATCACCCAGTTGGCACGCGCAGCCGGGATCCACCTTGTCCTGGCGACCCAGCGGCCCTCAGTTGATGTAGTCACCGGACTGATCAAAGCCAACGTCCCGTCCCGAATGGCTTTTGCCACCTCATCGGTGACTGACTCGCGAGTCGTCCTCGATCAACCTGGTGCGGAAAAGCTCCTTGGGCAAGGCGACGCCCTATTTTTACCAATGGGCAAATCCAAACCCATGCGTGTCCAAGGTGCCTGGGTCAACGAATCCGAGATCCGCGACATCGTCGATCACGTGAAGTCACAGATGCAGGTGCAATACCGTCACGATGTGCTCCCCGAGAAGCAATCGAAGGTTATTGATGAGGATATCGGTGATGACCTCGAGGACCTCATCCAAGCAGTCGAGCTCGTAGTGACCTCTCAGTTTGGTTCGACCTCAATGCTCCAGCGGAAATTACGCGTTGGGTTCGCCCGAGCAGGACGGCTCATGGACCTCATGGAATCTCGTGGAGTCGTGGGGCCCTCCGAAGGCTCCAAGGCCCGCGACGTGCTGGTACAGCCCGATGATCTTGCAGAAGTCCTCGCCAATATCAAAGGCGAAGACGTCCCTGCGCCTGCCGACGATCCTCCTGGGGACAGCGCGACCGAGCCCTTTGAAACTCCTATCGAGGTCGATTACTCCGACTATGACGATCCCAACGACGAAAGTGACTCTGAAGACGCATGGCAGCTAACCGGCCGGTAA
- the miaA gene encoding tRNA (adenosine(37)-N6)-dimethylallyltransferase MiaA, with the protein MSNKRPVIALVGATATGKTALSVALAKALRGEVINADSMQFYRGMDIGTAKATAAERQGVAHHLLDIYDLNVEASVATFQHMARQKIADIRSRGHAPILTGGSGLYVRAALDTLEFPPTNAQLRQQLTDQVAEDGTAALVAELRRVDPESADRLHDARRIIRAVEVYRLTGRPFSSYMPQREYQPMIPPVLQVGLRIDRAVLHDRIAQRVHQMIERGWLEEVQHLKAQGLAQAPTASRAIGYKQMLAYLAGEQTLAEATEATIVATRRFARRQETWFKADPRVHWIDAESQHAVEQITALLASD; encoded by the coding sequence GTGTCCAATAAGCGTCCGGTTATTGCGCTAGTCGGGGCAACAGCTACGGGCAAAACCGCCTTATCTGTTGCCCTAGCCAAAGCCCTACGAGGCGAGGTCATTAACGCTGATTCCATGCAGTTCTATCGCGGTATGGACATCGGGACTGCAAAAGCCACCGCTGCTGAACGTCAAGGTGTAGCGCATCATCTGCTTGATATCTACGACCTCAATGTCGAAGCCAGCGTAGCGACCTTTCAACACATGGCCCGGCAGAAGATTGCCGACATCAGATCCCGGGGCCACGCCCCAATTCTTACCGGCGGATCGGGTCTGTACGTACGCGCCGCCTTAGACACATTAGAATTTCCGCCCACCAATGCACAACTGCGCCAACAACTCACCGATCAGGTAGCAGAGGATGGGACCGCGGCACTTGTAGCGGAGCTTCGCCGCGTAGACCCTGAGTCCGCTGATCGCCTACATGACGCCCGTCGCATCATTCGGGCGGTAGAGGTCTACCGGCTGACCGGGCGGCCCTTCAGCTCATATATGCCACAGCGAGAGTATCAGCCGATGATTCCGCCAGTGCTGCAGGTCGGGCTGCGGATCGATCGAGCAGTCCTCCACGATCGGATTGCCCAACGTGTCCACCAAATGATCGAGCGTGGTTGGCTTGAAGAAGTCCAGCATCTCAAAGCTCAAGGCTTGGCACAGGCCCCGACGGCTTCACGCGCTATCGGCTACAAACAGATGTTGGCATACCTGGCAGGAGAACAGACCCTAGCCGAAGCCACCGAAGCCACCATTGTCGCGACTCGACGCTTCGCCAGGCGCCAAGAAACGTGGTTCAAAGCGGATCCGAGGGTGCATTGGATTGATGCCGAATCGCAACATGCCGTGGAGCAGATCACCGCGTTGCTTGCCTCAGATTAG
- the recA gene encoding recombinase RecA — protein MSSNPNRDKALDAALAQIDKSYGKGSIMRLGDEVRVPIEIIPTGSVALDIALGLGGLPRGRVVEIYGPESSGKTTVALHAVAEAQRKGGIAAFIDAEHALDPEYAKKLGVDTDALLVSQPDTGEQALEIMDMLIGSGALDIVVIDSVAALVPRAEIEGEMGDSHVGLQARLMSQALRKITGRLAQSKTTAIFINQLREKVGVFFGSPETTTGGKALKFYASVRIDIRRIETLKEAGNPVGNRTRAKIVKNKMAPPFKQAEFDILYGEGISREGGLLDMGVEHNIVRKSGAWYTYDGDQLGQGKENSRRFLKDNPDLANEIEQRIKVSLGIGAEQAEDDAEVELKAVEDA, from the coding sequence ATGTCGTCAAATCCAAATCGCGATAAAGCACTCGATGCCGCGCTTGCCCAAATCGACAAGAGTTACGGCAAGGGATCCATTATGCGCCTTGGGGACGAGGTCCGTGTGCCGATAGAAATTATCCCCACCGGTTCAGTTGCCCTCGATATCGCACTCGGTCTTGGTGGGTTGCCGCGCGGGCGCGTCGTGGAAATCTATGGCCCAGAATCCTCGGGTAAGACCACGGTCGCGCTGCATGCTGTTGCAGAAGCACAGCGTAAGGGCGGTATTGCAGCATTTATTGACGCAGAGCACGCCTTAGACCCCGAATACGCGAAGAAACTTGGTGTGGACACTGATGCCCTCCTGGTCTCGCAGCCAGATACCGGTGAACAAGCCCTTGAAATCATGGATATGCTCATCGGGTCCGGAGCGCTGGATATCGTAGTGATTGACTCCGTAGCCGCCTTGGTGCCGCGAGCTGAAATTGAAGGCGAGATGGGTGACTCGCACGTCGGGCTTCAGGCTCGTCTGATGTCGCAAGCGCTGCGCAAAATCACCGGCCGCCTGGCACAATCCAAGACCACCGCCATCTTCATCAACCAGCTCCGTGAAAAAGTTGGGGTTTTCTTCGGTTCGCCAGAAACCACTACAGGCGGTAAAGCCCTGAAGTTTTACGCTTCGGTGCGCATCGATATCCGTCGTATCGAAACCCTGAAAGAAGCTGGCAACCCTGTTGGTAACCGGACCCGGGCGAAGATTGTGAAAAACAAAATGGCCCCGCCCTTCAAGCAGGCCGAATTCGACATCCTCTATGGTGAGGGAATCTCCCGCGAAGGTGGACTCCTGGATATGGGGGTCGAACACAACATCGTGCGGAAATCTGGTGCTTGGTACACCTATGACGGGGATCAGCTTGGCCAGGGTAAAGAGAATTCTCGCCGCTTCCTGAAAGACAACCCTGATCTTGCCAACGAGATCGAACAGCGCATCAAAGTCTCACTGGGAATCGGCGCTGAACAAGCTGAGGACGATGCAGAGGTAGAGCTCAAAGCAGTCGAGGACGCCTAA
- a CDS encoding DUF3046 domain-containing protein, producing MRQSQFWLLMEDEFGSANAGVIATSLELPGLKATAQQALANGVEPRAVWSAVCNLHDIPAERRLGKDKAPRDTGTV from the coding sequence ATGAGACAATCGCAATTCTGGCTCCTGATGGAGGACGAATTCGGCTCTGCCAATGCCGGAGTTATCGCGACCTCACTTGAACTGCCCGGTTTAAAGGCCACCGCTCAGCAGGCATTGGCCAACGGGGTCGAACCGAGAGCAGTCTGGTCAGCCGTGTGCAACCTACATGACATCCCTGCAGAGCGACGTCTTGGAAAAGACAAAGCGCCTCGGGATACCGGTACCGTCTAG
- a CDS encoding regulatory protein RecX: protein MSQEKTPEEHRQTARNIILRQLSAAPKSRHQLTQKLVEREIPEDVIEEVLDRFEEVELIDDASFAEMLVRSRHRSKGLARRALSMELKQRGIADHQAEAALEQVTDEDEWTTAHELVSKKLSRASIPSSSDPAERKQRDRMVRRLVGMLSRKGYPSGLAFSVVTDAMNAADLDHLDE, encoded by the coding sequence ATGTCGCAAGAGAAGACCCCTGAGGAACACCGACAAACCGCAAGGAATATTATTCTGCGGCAATTGTCGGCTGCTCCAAAATCGCGGCATCAGCTCACCCAAAAGCTCGTTGAGCGAGAGATTCCAGAAGACGTCATTGAAGAGGTCCTAGACCGGTTCGAAGAGGTTGAGCTCATCGACGATGCCTCCTTTGCCGAAATGTTGGTTCGTTCCCGACATCGCTCAAAGGGTCTGGCACGCCGAGCCTTGAGCATGGAACTCAAACAACGCGGGATCGCAGACCACCAGGCCGAGGCAGCTTTGGAACAAGTCACTGACGAGGACGAATGGACAACAGCCCACGAGCTTGTCAGTAAGAAACTGTCGCGTGCTTCGATTCCCTCGTCATCAGATCCAGCGGAACGGAAACAACGCGATAGAATGGTGCGACGCTTGGTGGGTATGCTGTCTCGAAAAGGGTACCCATCTGGCCTAGCATTTAGCGTCGTCACCGACGCAATGAATGCAGCCGACCTCGACCACCTCGACGAATGA